One window of the Vigna radiata var. radiata cultivar VC1973A unplaced genomic scaffold, Vradiata_ver6 scaffold_264, whole genome shotgun sequence genome contains the following:
- the LOC106755183 gene encoding 14 kDa zinc-binding protein isoform X2: protein MAATIPFSLLRNCSPLKLATPFARRTSNFNLLLPLQPRRLGFSTHATNNEEAAAKAAAVNFDSEAPTIFDKIINKEIPSSIVYEDEKVLAFRDINPQAPVHVLVIPKFRDGLTQLGKADSRHGEILGQLLYAAKIVAEKEGIIDGFRVVINNGPSACQSVYHLHLHVLGGRQMNWPPG, encoded by the exons ATGGCAGCGACGATTCCTTTCTCTCTGCTGAG GAACTGCTCGCCATTGAAACTGGCAACACCTTTCGCTCGCAGAACCTCCAACTTTaatctccttctccctcttcaaCCTCGCAG GTTGGGCTTTAGTACTCATGCCACGAACAATGAAGAGGCCGCAGCAAAAGCAGCTGCTGTTAATTTTGATAGTGAAGCTCCTACAAT ATTCGATAAGATCATAAATAAGGAAATACCTTCAAGTATTGTATACGAGGATGAAAAGGTTCTAGCATTTCGAGATATTAATCCACAGGCTCCAGTTCATGTTCTAGTCATTCCAAAATTTAGAGATGGATTAACACAACTCGGAAAG GCTGATAGTAGACATGGGGAAATATTGGGTCAACTTCTGTATGCTGCAAAAATAGTTGCTGAGAAAGAAGGTATCATTGATGGATTTCGTGTTGTCATCAACAATGGTCCCAGTGCCT gtCAATCTGTGTATCATCTGCACTTGCATGTATTAGGTGGGAGACAGATGAATTGGCCACCAGGTTGA
- the LOC106755183 gene encoding 14 kDa zinc-binding protein isoform X1, producing the protein MAATIPFSLLRNCSPLKLATPFARRTSNFNLLLPLQPRSCYRLGFSTHATNNEEAAAKAAAVNFDSEAPTIFDKIINKEIPSSIVYEDEKVLAFRDINPQAPVHVLVIPKFRDGLTQLGKADSRHGEILGQLLYAAKIVAEKEGIIDGFRVVINNGPSACQSVYHLHLHVLGGRQMNWPPG; encoded by the exons ATGGCAGCGACGATTCCTTTCTCTCTGCTGAG GAACTGCTCGCCATTGAAACTGGCAACACCTTTCGCTCGCAGAACCTCCAACTTTaatctccttctccctcttcaaCCTCGCAG TTGTTACAGGTTGGGCTTTAGTACTCATGCCACGAACAATGAAGAGGCCGCAGCAAAAGCAGCTGCTGTTAATTTTGATAGTGAAGCTCCTACAAT ATTCGATAAGATCATAAATAAGGAAATACCTTCAAGTATTGTATACGAGGATGAAAAGGTTCTAGCATTTCGAGATATTAATCCACAGGCTCCAGTTCATGTTCTAGTCATTCCAAAATTTAGAGATGGATTAACACAACTCGGAAAG GCTGATAGTAGACATGGGGAAATATTGGGTCAACTTCTGTATGCTGCAAAAATAGTTGCTGAGAAAGAAGGTATCATTGATGGATTTCGTGTTGTCATCAACAATGGTCCCAGTGCCT gtCAATCTGTGTATCATCTGCACTTGCATGTATTAGGTGGGAGACAGATGAATTGGCCACCAGGTTGA
- the LOC106755191 gene encoding UPF0047 protein C4A8.02c isoform X2, translated as MMQVSSICLAAKVPVRVKSLQTNPATINDPTSIAAPKWSQKTITLPPLKRGCHLVTSKILKEVGQELSGFKCGLAHLFLHHTSASLTINENYDYDVRDDTETFLNQIVPEGPSAPWKHTLEGPDDMPAHIKSSMFGCALTIPITNGKLNMGTWQVY; from the exons ATGATGCAAGTCTCTTCAATCTGCTTAGCAGCTAAGGTTCCTGTTCGCGTGAAGTCACTGCAAACAAACCCAGCAACCATAAACGACCCTACTTCCATAGCTGCTCCTAAGTGGTCTCAAAAGACAATAACATTGCCTCCCCTTAAACGTGGGTGTCATCTAGTAACTTCTAAG ATTTTGAAAGAAGTTGGGCAAGAATTGTCTGGATTCAAGTGTGGCCTAGCCCATCTCTTCT TGCATCACACAAGTGCTTCTCTCACCATCAATGAAAATTACGACTATGATGTTCGAGATGACACAGAAACATTCCTCAATCAGATAGTTCCAGAG GGCCCATCTGCGCCATGGAAGCACACTCTAGAgg GACCAGATGACATGCCGGCACACATAAAATCATCGATGTTTGGTTGTGCACTCAC GATACCGATTACAAATGGAAAGCTTAATATGGGGACCTGGCAG GTATATTAA
- the LOC106755191 gene encoding UPF0047 protein C4A8.02c isoform X1, whose translation MMQVSSICLAAKVPVRVKSLQTNPATINDPTSIAAPKWSQKTITLPPLKRGCHLVTSKILKEVGQELSGFKCGLAHLFLHHTSASLTINENYDYDVRDDTETFLNQIVPEGPSAPWKHTLEGPDDMPAHIKSSMFGCALTIPITNGKLNMGTWQGIWLCEHRDYPTPRTVVVTLNGI comes from the exons ATGATGCAAGTCTCTTCAATCTGCTTAGCAGCTAAGGTTCCTGTTCGCGTGAAGTCACTGCAAACAAACCCAGCAACCATAAACGACCCTACTTCCATAGCTGCTCCTAAGTGGTCTCAAAAGACAATAACATTGCCTCCCCTTAAACGTGGGTGTCATCTAGTAACTTCTAAG ATTTTGAAAGAAGTTGGGCAAGAATTGTCTGGATTCAAGTGTGGCCTAGCCCATCTCTTCT TGCATCACACAAGTGCTTCTCTCACCATCAATGAAAATTACGACTATGATGTTCGAGATGACACAGAAACATTCCTCAATCAGATAGTTCCAGAG GGCCCATCTGCGCCATGGAAGCACACTCTAGAgg GACCAGATGACATGCCGGCACACATAAAATCATCGATGTTTGGTTGTGCACTCAC GATACCGATTACAAATGGAAAGCTTAATATGGGGACCTGGCAG GGTATATGGCTTTGTGAGCATCGAGATTATCCTACACCGCGTACGGTTGTGGTCACTCTTAATGGAATATGA
- the LOC111240519 gene encoding probable receptor-like serine/threonine-protein kinase At5g57670 isoform X1 produces MKYIRSNSLKRFFSFGKRGFGEENNVGLVAPSCEEHPLRPSWKCFSFEELFDATNGFSSGNLVGRGGYAEVYKGTLRGGEEVAVKRLTRTSTDERKEKEFLIEIGTIGHVRHANVLPLLGCCIDNGLYLVFELSTVGSVASVIHDDNLPPLDWKTRYKIALGTARGLHYLHKGCKRRIIHRDIKASNVLLTADFEPKISDFGLARWLPSQWTHHSIAPIEGTFGHLAPEYYMHGVVDEKTDVFAFGVFLLEILSGRKPVDGSHQSVHSWAKPILNKGEIEKVVDPRLGGAYDVTQFNRVAFAASLCIRASATCRPTMSEVVEVMEKWEIDKEKWEMAEEKEQEVELWGFDDLEYEHDTSFSMSLPDSVAST; encoded by the exons ATGAAGTATATACGGAGCAACAGCTTGAAGAGGTTTTTCTCGTTTGGAAAACGCGGGTTTGGGGAAGAAAACAATGTTGGGTTGGTGGCTCCTTCATGTGAAGAGCACCCTCTAAGACCGTCTTGGAAATGCTTCTCCTTTGAAGAGTTGTTTGATGCCACCAATGGTTTTAGCTCAG GGAATTTGGTTGGGAGAGGAGGGTATGCAGAGGTTTATAAGGGAACGTTGCGTGGTGGTGAGGAAGTTGCGGTGAAGAGGCTCACCAGAACTTCGACTGATGAGAGAAAGGAGAAGGAGTTTCTGATAGAGATTGGCACAATTGGTCACGTGCGCCATGCCAACGTGTTGCCTCTTCTGGGGTGTTGCATTGACAATGGACTTTACCTCGTTTTTGAGCTATCCACCGTCGGTTCTGTTGCTTCTGTTATTCATG ATGATAACTTGCCTCCTTTAGATTGGAAGACAAGGTACAAGATAGCTCTTGGGACCGCACGTGGTCTTCACTACTTGCACAAAGGCTGCAAGAGGAGGATAATTCATAGGGACATCAAGGCCTCAAACGTTTTGTTAACAGCAGATTTTGAACCAAAG ATATCTGATTTTGGATTAGCAAGGTGGCTTCCATCTCAGTGGACTCACCACTCAATAGCCCCAATAGAAGGGACATTTGG GCATTTGGCACCAGAGTACTACATGCATGGAGTTGTGGATGAGAAGACAGATGTATTTGCCTTTGGTGTGTTCTTGCTTGAAATCCTCTCTGGAAGGAAACCAGTGGATGGGTCTCACCAAAGCGTGCACAGCTGG GCTAAACCAATACTAAACAAAGGGGAGATAGAAAAAGTGGTAGATCCAAGGCTTGGAGGGGCTTATGATGTGACACAGTTTAATAGAGTAGCCTTTGCTGCCTCCCTTTGCATTCGGGCATCTGCAACTTGCAGACCTACCATGAGTGAG GTGGTGGAGGTAATGGAGAAGTGGGAAATAGATAAAGAGAAATGGGAAATGGCAGAGGAGAAGGAGCAAGAGGTGGAGCTATGGGGTTTTGATGATCTGGAATATGAACATGACACTTCCTTTTCAATGTCTCTACCTGACTCAGTTGCAAGTACTTAA
- the LOC111240519 gene encoding probable receptor-like serine/threonine-protein kinase At5g57670 isoform X2 translates to MKYIRSNSLKRFFSFGKRGFGEENNVGLVAPSCEEHPLRPSWKCFSFEELFDATNGFSSGNLVGRGGYAEVYKGTLRGGEEVAVKRLTRTSTDERKEKEFLIEIGTIGHVRHANVLPLLGCCIDNGLYLVFELSTVGSVASVIHDWKTRYKIALGTARGLHYLHKGCKRRIIHRDIKASNVLLTADFEPKISDFGLARWLPSQWTHHSIAPIEGTFGHLAPEYYMHGVVDEKTDVFAFGVFLLEILSGRKPVDGSHQSVHSWAKPILNKGEIEKVVDPRLGGAYDVTQFNRVAFAASLCIRASATCRPTMSEVVEVMEKWEIDKEKWEMAEEKEQEVELWGFDDLEYEHDTSFSMSLPDSVAST, encoded by the exons ATGAAGTATATACGGAGCAACAGCTTGAAGAGGTTTTTCTCGTTTGGAAAACGCGGGTTTGGGGAAGAAAACAATGTTGGGTTGGTGGCTCCTTCATGTGAAGAGCACCCTCTAAGACCGTCTTGGAAATGCTTCTCCTTTGAAGAGTTGTTTGATGCCACCAATGGTTTTAGCTCAG GGAATTTGGTTGGGAGAGGAGGGTATGCAGAGGTTTATAAGGGAACGTTGCGTGGTGGTGAGGAAGTTGCGGTGAAGAGGCTCACCAGAACTTCGACTGATGAGAGAAAGGAGAAGGAGTTTCTGATAGAGATTGGCACAATTGGTCACGTGCGCCATGCCAACGTGTTGCCTCTTCTGGGGTGTTGCATTGACAATGGACTTTACCTCGTTTTTGAGCTATCCACCGTCGGTTCTGTTGCTTCTGTTATTCATG ATTGGAAGACAAGGTACAAGATAGCTCTTGGGACCGCACGTGGTCTTCACTACTTGCACAAAGGCTGCAAGAGGAGGATAATTCATAGGGACATCAAGGCCTCAAACGTTTTGTTAACAGCAGATTTTGAACCAAAG ATATCTGATTTTGGATTAGCAAGGTGGCTTCCATCTCAGTGGACTCACCACTCAATAGCCCCAATAGAAGGGACATTTGG GCATTTGGCACCAGAGTACTACATGCATGGAGTTGTGGATGAGAAGACAGATGTATTTGCCTTTGGTGTGTTCTTGCTTGAAATCCTCTCTGGAAGGAAACCAGTGGATGGGTCTCACCAAAGCGTGCACAGCTGG GCTAAACCAATACTAAACAAAGGGGAGATAGAAAAAGTGGTAGATCCAAGGCTTGGAGGGGCTTATGATGTGACACAGTTTAATAGAGTAGCCTTTGCTGCCTCCCTTTGCATTCGGGCATCTGCAACTTGCAGACCTACCATGAGTGAG GTGGTGGAGGTAATGGAGAAGTGGGAAATAGATAAAGAGAAATGGGAAATGGCAGAGGAGAAGGAGCAAGAGGTGGAGCTATGGGGTTTTGATGATCTGGAATATGAACATGACACTTCCTTTTCAATGTCTCTACCTGACTCAGTTGCAAGTACTTAA
- the LOC106755194 gene encoding putative inactive cadmium/zinc-transporting ATPase HMA3: MAENIKRSSFEVLGMCCATEAALVERIVKPLHGVKHVTVIVPTRTVTVVHDVLFISDSQIADALNAARLEASLRPQGETDNEKKWPDLNTMVCGLFLALSFLKYIYHPLEWLALVSVVIGFPKVLLRAIASIKALTLNINILVLLAVCSTAALQDFWEAGVIIFLFSIAQWLETRATHKAKVAMSSLTSMAPQKAVIAETGERVDVNDVKINTILAVKSGDAIPLDGIVVEGKCEVDEKMLTGESLPVIKEFDSVVLAGTINVNGYISVKTTVLAKDTVVARMSKLVEEASSRKSRTQRFIDNFAKYYIPAVVLISASIAVVPAALEVPDIKPWFHLAIVVLLSACPCALILSTPVAIFCALTKAATNGLLLKGGDYIETLSEIKTVAFDKTGTITRGEFTVADFSVVDDISIETLLYWVSSIESKSSHPMAAALVEYGMSNSVKPIPENVENFENFAGEGVFGTIDGKDIYIGNRRIGSRADSGRVDCQLQFQSQEISIPKRYCGPTMVGVFSLVDNCRSGALEAIEELKLLGVRSVMLTGDSTQAAMYVQSQLNHALDIVHAELLPAEKAVIIENLKKDGLTAMIGDGINDAPALATADIGISMGISGTALANETGNAILMSNDIRKIPEAIRLARKTTRKLIENVIISVGFKSAILALAIAGYPIVWLAVLTDVGTCLLVILNSMLILQEKPKYARKSASSKYGTFSEDLTMTLLDNESNNIKNQGLLTGEKCGKDCCKDDTYHVETTRKNESSGLLKLSKRNQSGNSVSIEVHIVKPCNGCCLRKVKTFDDSACRTNNGSGCCQEQSKTEQCVTGSDAREDASIASLESYCLKDKSEDILDLSETEGIPKCCNKTCCNDSFKNMTSLSQPEIIIE; the protein is encoded by the exons ATGGCAGAAAATATTAAGAGAAGCAGCTTCGAAGTGTTGGGAATGTGCTGTGCTACAGAAGCAGCACTGGTTGAAAGAATTGTGAAGCCTCTTCATGGCGTCAAACATGTCACTGTGATAGTCCCTACACGAACAGTCACCGTTGTCCATGATGTTCTCTTCATTTCTGACTCACAAATAG CTGATGCACTGAATGCTGCAAGACTTGAAGCTAGTTTGAGACCGCAGGGAGAGACTGATAATGAAAAGAAATGGCCAGATTTAAATACAATGGTGTGTGGCTTGTTTCTGGCACTTTCtttcttgaaatatatatatcaccCTTTGGAATGGTTGGCACTTGTTTCTGTTGTCATTGGCTTCCCTAAGGTTCTACTCAGAGCCATTGCATCCATTAAGGCTCTTACTCTTAATATCAACATTCTGGTTCTATTGGCAG TATGTAGTACTGCTGCTTTACAAGATTTTTGGGAGGCCGGTGTCATCATCTTCTTATTCTCCATTGCTCAATGGCTTGAGACAAGAGCAACTCACAAG GCAAAGGTTGCAATGTCTTCTTTGACTAGTATGGCTCCTCAAAAAGCTGTTATTGCTGAAACTGGGGAACGTGTTGACGTGAATGATGTTAAGATCAACACCATACTTGCAGTCAAGTCGGGTGATGCTATTCCTCTTGATGGAATAGTGGTGGAAGGAAAGTGTGAAGTTGATGAAAAGATGTTAACAGGAGAATCATTGCCTGTGATCAAAGAGTTTGATTCAGTAGTGTTGGCTGGAACCATCAATGTGAATG GATATATAAGTGTGAAAACTACAGTGCTGGCAAAAGACACAGTGGTGGCTAGAATGTCAAAACTTGTTGAAGAGGCCTCTAGCAGAAAATCTCGAACACAAAGATTCATTGATAATTTCGCTAAGTACTATATTCCTG CTGTTGTTTTGATTTCAGCTAGCATTGCTGTGGTTCCAGCTGCATTAGAAGTTCCTGATATAAAACCTTGGTTTCATCTTGCAATTGTGGTTTTGTTAAGTGCATGTCCTTGTGCTCTCATCCTCTCTACTCCCGTTGCAATCTTTTGTGCTCTCACAAAAGCTGCAACAAATGGGTTACTACTGAAAGGTGGAGATTATATTGAAACACTGTCTGAAATTAAGACAGTGGCTTTTGATAAAACTGGCACAATAACAAGGGGAGAATTCACAGTGGCAGATTTTTCTGTTGTAGATGACATTAGCATTGAAACTTTACTGTACTG GGTTTCAAGTATCGAGAGTAAATCAAGTCATCCTATGGCAGCTGCACTAGTGGAATATGGAATGTCTAATTCTGTCAAGCCAATCCCTGAAAATGttgagaattttgaaaattttgctgGTGAAGGAGTTTTTGGTACAATTGATGGGAAGGATATCTATATTGGAAATAGAAGAATCGGTTCTAGGGCTGACTCCGGAAGAG TTGATTGTCAGTTGCAATTTCAAAGCCAAGAAATTTCTATCCCGAAACGATACTGTGGACCGACTATGGTTGGAGTCTTCAGCTTAGTCGACAATTGCAGATCAGGTGCTTTGGAGGCAATAGAAGAGCTAAAGTTGTTAGGCGTGAGATCTGTCATGCTAACAGGAGATAGCACTCAAGCAGCTATGTATGTTCAAAGTCAG TTGAACCATGCTCTAGACATTGTACACGCAGAGCTTCTACCTGCAGAAAAGGCAGTGATCATTGAGAATTTGAAGAAAGATGGGCTAACAGCCATGATTGGTGATGGCATAAATGATGCTCCTGCATTGGCCACAGCTGACATTGGTATCTCAATGGGAATATCTGGTACAGCTCTGGCAAATGAGACAGGCAATGCAATTCTTATGTCGAACGACATCCGAAAGATACCTGAAGCCATTCGGCTTGCAAGGAAAACCACTAGAAAGCTCATTGAGAATGTCATTATTTCAGTTGGCTTCAAGAGTGCTATACTTGCATTGGCAATTGCAGGATACCCTATTGTTTGGCTTGCTGTGTTGACTGACGTTGGGACCTGTTTACTTGTGATTCTCAATAGCATGTTAATTTTACAAGAGAAACCAAAATATGCAAGAAAATCTGCAAGTTCTAAATATGGAACCTTCTCGGAAGATCTGACCATGACTCTACTGGACAATGAAAGTAACAACATTAAGAACCAAGGGCTTCTTACTGGTGAAAAATGTGGTAAAGATTGTTGTAAAGACGACACTTATCATGTAGAAACTACAAGAAAGAATGAATCTTCTGGACTTTTGAAGTTGAGCAAGAGAAACCAAAGTGGAAACTCTGTCTCTATTGAGGTGCATATAGTGAAACCTTGCAATGGTTGTTGTCTAAGAAAGGTAAAAACATTTGACGACTCTGCATGCAGAACAAATAATGGTTCTGGTTGTTGCCAAGAGCAATCTAAGACTGAACAATGTGTCACTGGCTCTGATGCCAGAGAAGATGCCAGCATTGCTTCCTTGGAGTCTTATTGCCTTAAGGACAAATCAGAGGATATTCTAGACTTGTCTGAGACAGAAGGGATTCCAAAGTGCTGCAATAAGACATGCTGCaatgatagttttaaaaatatgactagCCTTAGCCAGCCAGAAATTATTATAGAGTGA